The Pseudomonas baetica genome includes a region encoding these proteins:
- a CDS encoding Hcp family type VI secretion system effector has translation MATPAYMSVTGEKQGLITAGAFTADSVGNTYQEGHEDQVMVQAFSHDVIIPRDPQSGQPTGQRVHKPVVITKVYDKASPLLQAALTSGERMSEIVIQWFRTSAQGTQEHYYTTKLEDAIIVAINNKMHNCQDPGNSHFTHLEEVQFTYRKITWTHEVSGTSGSDDWRAPVV, from the coding sequence ATGGCAACACCAGCGTACATGTCGGTTACCGGCGAAAAACAAGGCCTGATCACTGCCGGCGCATTCACCGCTGACTCCGTTGGCAACACCTACCAGGAAGGCCACGAAGACCAGGTCATGGTTCAGGCTTTCAGCCACGACGTGATCATCCCGCGTGACCCGCAATCCGGTCAGCCAACCGGTCAGCGCGTTCACAAGCCAGTTGTGATCACCAAGGTCTACGACAAGGCTTCGCCTCTGCTGCAAGCCGCTCTGACTTCCGGCGAGCGCATGAGCGAAATCGTTATCCAGTGGTTCCGTACTTCGGCTCAAGGTACTCAAGAGCACTACTACACCACCAAGCTGGAAGACGCGATCATCGTCGCCATCAACAACAAAATGCACAACTGCCAGGATCCAGGCAACTCGCACTTCACCCACCTTGAAGAAGTGCAGTTCACCTACCGAAAAATCACCTGGACTCACGAAGTATCCGGTACTTCGGGTTCCGATGACTGGCGTGCTCCAGTCGTTTAA